The region CAGCCAATACTGCTCATCATCGAGTTGGATCACAGTTTCGTCAACCGTAACGTGATCCAGTAGGCGACATCTTCTGGCTGTAAATCAGTTGTGAACCTAATTATGAACCGTTGCCCGAGCGCATTTGACACTGAATATCTCAAGGATAGAAACAGTTTTCTAAATTGATATTACAGCCAGATACAGCCGAATACTCAACTTCACCAACAGTCGCGGTGTCGGTTCTCGCTTCACAAAATCTAACTCGATTCGGTGGAAATCACCGCTGAGGCTAGTGTTTCGGGCATAAATCACCCAGAAAACGCGACGCCTCACTCTTTAATCCGTATCTGAACACCGCGTGTCAACCTGACGCAAAATCGAAACCCCCGTCCCTAGATTTTGGCTCTTGCGAACCACAAGACAGCGAGGCCCCAATGCACGATCCATTCGGACATATCTGGTCTCTACGACGCGAACGGGTATTCGTTTAAACGAGACCCGCCGCTGTCTCGTATATTGCGACCCTCACGAAACGAATGGGCGCTGCAGGATTGTGAACCACGCTGTCGGCCTCATTACGTTCGGCCGCCACCTGATTCAAATCCTTCGCGCCACACGTCTCGCTCCTCACGTTCGTTCGTCGCCGAGAAGTGGGCGCTGCAGGATTTGAACCCGCGGCAAGCTTGGTCCGAAGCCAAGTACTCTGTCCAGGCTGAGCTAAGCGCCCTGTACCAAATTGTACTGCCGTCCCATAGTTAAGTCCCGCGGTTCAGTCCGATACAGTCGTGCGGTAATCACAAAGAATAATAACGCGTCAAGGTATCTTCCAAGCAACCGATGACTCACGGGGTGCAAGGAAAGGACGTAACCGTGCCTTCCAGTGGCACCCCACGGACCGCGTAATGTACGACCTTCACCCCCGCCTCGACGCCGAAGTAGAGCCGGGAACGAACATTCTGTTCACCGGCCCGCCGCTGACCGGGAAGCGCTCGCTCTGTCTCGACCTCCTTGCAGAGGGCGTGAAAAACGGTGAGGGCGCGATTGCGGTCACGACCAAGGACAGCGCCGACCGCGTCCTGAAGGATTTTGCCGCACGCACTCCCTACGACGGGAAACCGTTCGCGGTCGTCGACTGCGTCACGAAACAGCAGGGCGTCAGCGAGGTGCGGCAGGATGACCGCATCAAATACGCCTCCTCGCCGGTCGACATGACTGGGATCGGGATTCAGCTCTCGGAGTTCCTGCAGGCGTTCTACCAACAGCGCAACATCAAGAAGAATCGCGTGATGCTGCATTCGCTGTCGACACTGTTGATGTATTCGGACCTCCAGACGGTGTTCCGATTCCTCCACGTCTTCACCGGCCGTATCCAGAGCGTCGACGGTCTGGGGCTGTTCTGTATCGACTCGACGGCCCACGACGCCCAGACGCTCAACACGCTCAAACAGCTGTTCGACGGTGTCGTCGAGACAGACGAGAGCGAGAAACTCACGGTCCGCCTCGCGAACGCCTGAGGCCGACTCGAACCTTTTTGCCGAGCGCAACCCATACCCCGCTATGGCTATCACCGACGACGACGGACTGCGAGAGCTGCTGGCGGCCGACACCATCGCGGTCGTTGGCTGCTCGACCACGGAAGGAAAAGCTGCCCACGACATCCCGGCGTACATGCAGAATAACGGCTACCGAATCATCCCGGTCAACCCCTTCGCCGATGAGATTCTGGGCGAGCGGGCCTACGACTCACTCGCGGACGTAGAGGCGGAAATCGACCTCGTCGACGTGTTCCGCCCGAGCGAGGAGACACCTGGCGTCGTCGACGACGTGATTGCTCGACACGAAGAGCGGAGCGACGCGGGCGCTGTCTGGCTCCAACTGGGCATCGCCAGCGACGAGGCCGAACAACGCGCTGAGGCGGCGGGGCTTCAGTTCGTGCAGGACCGCTGTCTGAAGGTGGAACACCGCCGTCTACTGGGCTGATACCCTCTCAGAGCTAGTCTTCCCACTCCTCGTACTCGCCGTAGATTCCCTTCGAGAGGTAGCGCTCGCTGGAGTCGGCGAACACCGTCACCACGGCGTCGTAGGGGGCGTCGATCTCCCCGTCACGGATAGCTTGGGCGACCCGCTTGGCCGCGACCGCGTTCGCACCTGCGCTGGAGCCAACGAGATGGCCCTCCTCGGCGGCGAGCCGCTGGACCTCCGCGTGTGACTCCCGATCCGGAATCGCGTGGACCGTGTTCACCAGTTCGGGGTCGAACAGCTCGTTGGTCGAGGTGTCGTGGGTGCCGATGCCCTCGGTCTTGTACTCGCCTTCCACCCGCTCCTCACCGAGCAGCGTGCCGTAGAGCGAGCCCTCCGGCTCGACGGCGACAACATGGGTGTCGGCGTGCTGTTCGCGGCCGTATTGGGCCATCCCCATCAGCGTGCCGGCGGTGCCACAGCCAGCCACCAACGCGCCAACGTCGCCGTCGAGCGCGTCGTAAATTTCGGGTGCAGTGGTCTCGTAGTGGGCCTCGACGTTCAGCGGGTTGGAGAACTGCTGGGGGACGGCGGCGTTGTCGAGTTCCTCCGCGAGTTCGTGAGCGCGGTCGATAGCCCGAGGCATCCCATCTTCGCTGGGCGTGTTCACCACGTCTGCGCCAAGGGCTCGCATCAACTGCTGTTTCTCAATGGAGAACCGCTCGGGGACGACGAACACCGCGTTCAGGTCGAGTTGGCCGGCCGCGACAGCGATGCCGATGCCGGTGTTGCCGGCGGTGGGTTCGATAACCGTACCGCCCGGGGCAAGCTCCCCACGCTCGAGCATCCCTTCGAGCATGTACTGCCCGATACGGTCTTTGATGCTGGCACCGGGGTTGAACGACTCCAGTTTGGCATAGACTGGCACCTCATCGGGGCTGTCGTGCATACGGACGAGCGGTGTCTCCCCGATAGTCTCGAGCACCGAATCCAGCGGTTCTCGATGCGTGGTCATAGGGGAACGAACTCAGCAAGTACTTGTGTACCTTCCCATTCGGGCGAGCCCTCCGCGGACTCTGACGGCTCAGGCGTCGGCGCTGCCGCCAGCTTCCTCTTCACTGGAGGCGTTCGCGTCTGATTCACTCGCTTCGGCCGCCCGTGCCTCCGCTTCGGCTTCGGAGATGTGGGTTTCTGCGGCGACAGCCTGGGCGTCGATACCCTGCCCTTCCGCGATAGCGTAGAGAACCGCCCGCTGCTCGCGGAGTTCGTCCTCAAGGCTCTCGACTGCGGCCTTGGTCTCGTCGACAGTTTCCTGTGTCTGCTTGACCTCCTCCCGCAGTTTGTTCATCCGTTTGTAGACCTTCTCCGCACGCTCGGCGACCGTCTGGAGTTTCTTGGCCGTGCTTCCGAATCCCATAAACAGGCAATAGGGGCCCGGGTTTGTGTCGCTTCCGGTGGCCTACGACTGCCAGAGCTCCCGAAGGGACGCTTTCAGCACCGTCAGCCCGGTGGTGGCCTCCGCGAGATCGACGTGCTCGTCGTAGGTGTGGGCCTGTGCCAGATCACCCGGTCCCCACGTCACCGCCTCCATCCCGGCGTCGTTGACGAGGTTCCGCACGTCAGTCGAGGCTTTTACGCCCCACGGCTCGGTCGGGACGTCGCCCTCCACAGCGCTGTGGCCGCGAACAACCTCGGCGATACGGCTATCCGTCGGGATGGCCGCGGACTCGTAGGTGCGGGTGCGCTCCCACGACACCTCGACGTCGTGCCCCTCGGCGACAGCCGAGAGCAGCTCCTCGAACTCCGCGTCGATGCGCTCGGCGGACTCCTCGGGGAGGAACCGCCGGTCGACGGTG is a window of halophilic archaeon DL31 DNA encoding:
- a CDS encoding hypothetical protein (KEGG: hbo:Hbor_18040 hypothetical protein); amino-acid sequence: MYDLHPRLDAEVEPGTNILFTGPPLTGKRSLCLDLLAEGVKNGEGAIAVTTKDSADRVLKDFAARTPYDGKPFAVVDCVTKQQGVSEVRQDDRIKYASSPVDMTGIGIQLSEFLQAFYQQRNIKKNRVMLHSLSTLLMYSDLQTVFRFLHVFTGRIQSVDGLGLFCIDSTAHDAQTLNTLKQLFDGVVETDESEKLTVRLANA
- a CDS encoding CoA-binding domain protein (PFAM: CoA-binding~KEGG: hla:Hlac_1762 CoA-binding domain protein), whose protein sequence is MAITDDDGLRELLAADTIAVVGCSTTEGKAAHDIPAYMQNNGYRIIPVNPFADEILGERAYDSLADVEAEIDLVDVFRPSEETPGVVDDVIARHEERSDAGAVWLQLGIASDEAEQRAEAAGLQFVQDRCLKVEHRRLLG
- a CDS encoding Cysteine synthase (KEGG: hla:Hlac_1763 pyridoxal-5'-phosphate-dependent protein beta subunit~PFAM: Pyridoxal phosphate-dependent enzyme, beta subunit); amino-acid sequence: MTTHREPLDSVLETIGETPLVRMHDSPDEVPVYAKLESFNPGASIKDRIGQYMLEGMLERGELAPGGTVIEPTAGNTGIGIAVAAGQLDLNAVFVVPERFSIEKQQLMRALGADVVNTPSEDGMPRAIDRAHELAEELDNAAVPQQFSNPLNVEAHYETTAPEIYDALDGDVGALVAGCGTAGTLMGMAQYGREQHADTHVVAVEPEGSLYGTLLGEERVEGEYKTEGIGTHDTSTNELFDPELVNTVHAIPDRESHAEVQRLAAEEGHLVGSSAGANAVAAKRVAQAIRDGEIDAPYDAVVTVFADSSERYLSKGIYGEYEEWED
- a CDS encoding hypothetical protein (KEGG: hvo:HVO_1440 hypothetical protein), which codes for MGFGSTAKKLQTVAERAEKVYKRMNKLREEVKQTQETVDETKAAVESLEDELREQRAVLYAIAEGQGIDAQAVAAETHISEAEAEARAAEASESDANASSEEEAGGSADA